The window CGATTTGGGCAAATCCGCTGCAGAAGTGGAAAAGTTAATTGAACCAATTATCAATAACAAAGCGGATATGACGATTGGTAAATTTCCGCCCGCCTTGAGAAAAGGCGGGTTTGGACTGGTAACGACCTTAGCGAAGAAGGGAATCCGCTGGTTTACGGGGCTAGAGGTTGCCAGTCCGCTGTCCGGTCAGCGAGTCATGCGTTTGGCGGTAATTCAAGCGATTGGAGCGTTTGAGTCAGGATTTGGCGTGGAAGTTGGTTTGACCATTGACGTTTTTCGTCATGGTTTTCGAGTCAAAGAAGTTCCAGTTCAAATGACTCATGCCGAAACGGGCCGGGACTTAGCCGGTTTTTTGCATCGCGGCCAACAGTTTTGGGATGTCGTCGCCGTTTTAACCAAAAGACTATTCAAGAGGTGAGAACGAGTGGAACTTTCCGATTTTTTTAGGCCGCTGTTATTGTCTTTGAGCCGGTATTTATTGATTTTATTGGTGTCATACGTTTTAGCCTGGGGGACTATGCCGGTATTAATGAAAATGATTATGAACGCCGGCTTTCATAAACTAAATTACCAAGGTGAGCAAATTCCCGTCTTCGGAGGGTTGGTCTTCATTTCTCTCCTTCCTTTCATTACTGGAATCGGGTTGTTGGTTGGGGCCGCATCGTATACCAATGTGAAAGTCTTTTTGTTTTTGACCGTTATCTTTGGAATGGGTTTCATGGGTTTTTTAGATGACCAATTAGGCAATCATGCAGTCAAAGGGTTTCGAGGCCACTTAACGGCGCTAATTAAGAATAAGGAGTTAACGACCGGCGGATTTAAACTTTTGTTCGGGGCCGTTATCGCTACGGTTTTTAGTATCGGTTCCGCTGAATTGGTCCAAGGAGCTTGGTTCATCTGGCCGCTTCTGCTCAATTTCTTTTTGATTACCTTAAGCGCGAACACCATTAATCTTTTTGATCTGCGTCCCGGACGAGCCGGGAAGGTTTACATTTTAGGCTTTATTGTAATTCTCATTTTTAGTAAGCAATTCGAGGATTCCTTGGGATTATTTCTACCGATTT is drawn from Hydrogenispora ethanolica and contains these coding sequences:
- a CDS encoding phospho-N-acetylmuramoyl-pentapeptide-transferase yields the protein MELSDFFRPLLLSLSRYLLILLVSYVLAWGTMPVLMKMIMNAGFHKLNYQGEQIPVFGGLVFISLLPFITGIGLLVGAASYTNVKVFLFLTVIFGMGFMGFLDDQLGNHAVKGFRGHLTALIKNKELTTGGFKLLFGAVIATVFSIGSAELVQGAWFIWPLLLNFFLITLSANTINLFDLRPGRAGKVYILGFIVILIFSKQFEDSLGLFLPILAIMLVYLPYDLHAKVMMGDLGSNMLGASLGMMMAWMFSDLGKIIAVALLIVIQLAAEKYSFTEIIERYRWLKTLDQLGRRKEN
- a CDS encoding glycosyltransferase family 2 protein, with protein sequence MEEGKKELITVLIPAYNESANIEATITAVKNTGKVDQIIVINDCSSDQTSELARRTGADVLDLPKNMGKGGALNYGLQNAKGSIIALLDGDLGKSAAEVEKLIEPIINNKADMTIGKFPPALRKGGFGLVTTLAKKGIRWFTGLEVASPLSGQRVMRLAVIQAIGAFESGFGVEVGLTIDVFRHGFRVKEVPVQMTHAETGRDLAGFLHRGQQFWDVVAVLTKRLFKR